The genomic DNA AGAGATACCCGATGTTAACCGTGAGTAAaacaaatcttccaaaaatcaaaaggaaaccGAAAAGGAATGATTGGATCCCACCCCAATCACCCAAGATCTGTGACGATCCATAAAAATCGTCGCTCTTTAAAGATTTGCTTAATTGACAATCCGAAATCTGATCTCTCCTCCACCAAAATCTTCCCTTTCTTGAGAAATTCCTTCCTTCTGCCCAATCATCAATCTGAATCAAAACCAGATTAAAGATCCACGCAAAGATGGAAACCGGAAAAAGTTACACCCTTAGAGGAATCGCTATCGCCGTTGCCTTTTTAGAAAgagaaatttctttttaattatatttttagttacgtttagaagaagaaaaaccaaaataatggACTTTAAGTGTGTTACTAGTTCCTTGAAGATTTAGTTGATATCTCAGATGTTACAATTACTTTGAAATGGACATATAATATTGAGTTATTAgggtttaaaagtttaattcatCATGTCATCGTTTCCTAAAAGTAAGTCTGTCTTCctgttttaaccaaaaaaaaaaaagtatgtctTCAAGTTTTGGATAACTTTATCATTCCACAAAATATTTGCGTGGAGAGAAGCGGCCGGAAAAGTCACCATTTTGGACAATTCATATTGTGTTAATGAGATTTATTGAAGACACATAGGTTCCAAATTAAGAAAGTTGTCATTAGATCTTTTAGGCAGGGATTTATTTTCGGTGACGCTAGAATTATCAAAGAAACCAAGGTCGCTCTAAAGCGGCTGAGAATTGGTTTTGGGTGCATGAGTGGTAAATTTTAGTGACATGTGTTCTCCTTATTTGGCTATCTTTAAAGATTACAATgtcattttgatttaatttgtttcagTATTTTGTACATCTAATTATTGCTCTTCCCCTAGAAAAGAGAAGTGGGAAAGTGAGATATAACCATTTTTCTCTATGTTCCCTAAGAaatctgaaaataaattattattggtATATTGATTTTGGACTGTGGCGGCctgattttgttaatttgatcCATATCTTCTTGTTTGACATGGGACTTAGAGAAGTGCATCTTGTATAATACGTGACTTAACATGCATGCACATCTAATTTTAATAGTTTGGTTTGTGGGATCCAAGGTCACCACTACATTATAGATATGATCGAATAAAACCATATCCCCGAATTGCAAATTCATGATTTTCGGGAGGATCATGGTCATGTAATTATTTTAGCCATTTTTTCGTGTTAgagtcaaatacaaatataaattagacattatgatgaagatgaagatgaagataatAAAAAGCTATATATTTTTCAGCTTCACATAAtttaatctaatattttatacaaGCTTAAGGTAAATGCAATACATGTATctttcattatatttttctattatgtaAAGATGACTTTGactaaattttcttacaaagatatgaaaaatgATAATGGTGTTCTCTCTCCTAGGGCGATAAGGTGACTGCTTTTTCTTTCCATCTCCGTCGTCTCTCTAGACGGCAGAACCTGATTCCGGTTCTTTTTCCAGGCCCTCTCCTCCTCATGGAGAAGACAaaatcctcaaaaaaaaaatcccccgGCAGGTCATCGCCAGCCActctttcaaaagaaaaattgaaggATGAGCCTCCATCGCCTGGATCTGCGTCAACAGATCTGAGAAGGTCGAGTCCACCGCATTCCCCGTTAGCTAGTGCCTCAGATGAAGCGCTGCCTTCAACCTCAGCCACTACACAAGTATCTGGTGAAGCCGAGGCTTCAAATCTTTTGGATCTACCTCTTCAACCTACACTCGCGAGTGCTGTCGTCACACCACCCCCGACGCTTACGACCTCCCTAATGACTGATGGTAAGCTACAACCTGTTGTACCTGCTATCAATGCCGCTGCTACGGTTCCGCCCCCAACCGAACCATAATTGTCTTCAAACCCGCTAGGTGCTGCGACTGCTGAGAAATCAGTGAACCCAGGAAAAGAGAATACAAAGAAAGATCTCGACTGGCTAAAGCTTTTTAAGGGCTCCTCCAGACCATTGTCAAAGAAAGGAAAAGCATTCACTCTACCATCAGGTGAGGAATGTGTCGAGATCCCCGACACGGTTATTGAGAAGCTTAAAAAATCGTGGGAATCGTTTATCATCGGGAAATTCTATGTGGACCCTCCATCACAAGGCACAATTCACTCGATTGTGAATGGAATTTGGAGCCGCAAGTTCCGCGATATCTCAATATCAAAAATGGATGGGAATGCTTTCCTGTTTAGGATTCCTAACGTTCTTACTAGAAAAAAGTGATAAATCAAAGACTATGGAATATTGAAGGGCAAACCATGTTTGTAGCTAAGTGGGAACCGGGGGTTGTTCCTGTAAAACCCGAGCTCTAAGCGGCTCCTATCTGGTTGGAGCTTAGAGATGTTCCCTTGCAGTTTTTCAACGACGACGGTTTTGAACACATTTCAAGCTTGGTAGGTGATCCAAAATTCCTGCATCCAGACACAATTAAGAAGACAAATCTGGAGGTTGCAAAGGTTTTCACAATTATCGACCCAAGGAAGCCACTCCCAGAGGCTGTCAACGTCAAATTCCAATGTGGGGAGATCCGTCGAGTCAGAGTTTCCAGTCCATGGATGCCACCCATCTGTTCACACTGTAAAGAGGTGGGTTACACCATAAAGAGATGCACCAAAGTCCCTCTTTCTTGTTCAGGCTGCAACTCCTCCTCCCATTCCACTCAAAACTGTCCCAGgataagtaaaaagaaaaaacagccTCAATATAGAGTAAAGCCAGCGATTCAAAGTCAACCTTCAGTAGTGATCCCCACAGGTTCACAACTGGCTCCAGCTCAAGCTCTTGGTAAAGTGACTCAGGTGAAGAGCTCTGGTATGTTATCAGTCCCAACATCGAATCTTTTGGTGGGAGAATCGAGTGGCCCAAAAGGTACTGATGTCTCCTCAGGGGTCTCAGCAACGGAACCAGACTCCTCAGATACCTATTCTAGTGACTATGTCTCTAGCGATAGTGGAGGATATGTGGACGAGGACTACGGGTTCACGGCAGTGGTGTCTAAAAAACATCGCAGACGTGAGCGAGGCACGAGCCTCAAAATCAACTAAGATTTATGTATATAGAAACTTTTTGTCGGAATGTCTGAGGCTTTAATAAGCTTTCTCACCGGACCGGTTTTAAAAAATGGCTTCAAAGAAATAAGCCCCTTTTAGGTAGCCTGCTAGAAACTCGTGTACAGCGGTCTAAGAGAGATAAGTTTGTCAGCGACATTATGCCTGGCTGGTTTTGTGATGATAATTATGCATTTTTTGACCTTGGCAAGATCTGGATTCTCTGGCACCCGTCTGTCAAGGTATCCATTATTTCCAAGTCCTTACAAATGGTTACATGTGAAGTAAAGCTGCCTTCTCTTGATCATCCCTTTGTGGCTTCTTTTGTCTACGCATCCAACGAACTTTTGTGAGAAATTCCCTATGGGAGGAGATCAAAGATTTAGCTCAGAGTCCTGCTGTTATGCGCAAGCCTTGGCTAGTCATGGGAGACTTCAACCAAATTCTTCACCCGTCTGAACATTCGGCTTCCAATGGTTTTACTGTTGACAGAGGTATGTCAGACTTCAGAAACTGTCTCTTAAATGCGAATTTACCGGATCTTACCTATAGAGGATGTACTTTTACATGGTGGAATAAGAGAAAATATGATCCTATTGCTAAGAAACTGGATAGAATCCTGGTGAATGACGAGTGGAGAGGTCACTACCCCCAGTCATTTGGGTGTTTTGGAGAACCCGATTTCTCTGATCATGCATGTGGCTCAGTGTGCTTGTCTCTCGACTCAACTAAGCAAAAAAGACCTTTCAAACTCTACAACTTCCTGCTAGCGAATCCGGACTTCATTGCCATGGTGTGCAATTGCTGGTTCACCTTTAATGTCATTGGCTCAGATATGTTCAAAGTCTCTAAAAAGCTAAAGTATCTCAAGAAGATGATCTTTGACTTCAGTAGGACCAACTATTTAGACCTTGAGAAGAGAGTACAAGAAGCTCACGTCAAGCTTTTAGCTGCCCAGCAGATCATGTTAGCTACTCCTTCCTCTGTAAATGCGTAGTTGGAGGAAGAGGCTCAAAGACTTTGGTTAATCCTCTCGAAAGCAGAGGAGAGTTTCTTCCGGCAAAGATCTCATATTACTTGGCTGCAAGATGGGGACTGAAACTCAAGATATTTCCACCAAATGGCAAACCAAAGGAAGGCTATTAATCATATTCATTTCCTAGAAGATGAAAATGGAGTCTGAGTCAAGTCCCCACAGGGCATTCAAGATCTTTGCATTTCATACTTCTTTGACCTTCTGGGAAAGGATGTCTCCCCTCCTTTGTTCATCCAAGAGGACATCACCTCCCTACTTGACTTCACCTGCTCCGATTCCCAATGTCAACTCCTAATAGCTCCTTTCACTACCGAAGAGATCAAAGATGCTTTTTGTTCTCTCCCGAGCAACAAATCTAGTGGCCCCGACGGATATCCGGTTGAATTCTACGTAAGTTGTTGGTGTGTTGTTGGTGGGGAGGTCACCGCAGCTATTAAAGAATTTTTCTCTTCCGGAAAACTCCTTAAACAATGAAATGCCACTACTCTTGTCCTGATCCCAAAGATCTGTAACGCCTCAGAGCCTGCCGAGTTTAGACCTATCTCTTGCCTGAATACTCTTTATAAGGTCATCTCGAAACTTCTCTCTAATAGACTGAAATCTCTACTTCCAGAAGTGTTCTCACCATCGCAGTCAGCATTCATCCCAGGTAGACTCCTCTCTGAAAATGTTTTGCTGGCCATAGAGATTGTACACGGTTACAATAGGAAAAATATTGATCCTATTGGCATGCTAAAGGTGGATCTCCGTAAAGCTTTTGAATCCCTCAAATGGGACTTCATCATCTCATCCCTTCGAGGTCTTAAAGTCCCAGAGTTATTTATCTCTTGGATTATAGAGTGCATCACCACCCCCACATTCTCAGTGTCTGTGAATGGGGCCGCTGGAGGTTTTTTCAAAAGTCAGAGGGGATTAAGGCAAGGAGACCCCCTATCCCCTACCTTTTTGTGCTTGCGATGGAGGTCTTCTCAAAGCTACTGCTTTCAAGGTTCAACTCGGGTTACATATTTTATCATCCTAAAACATCAGGTCTGAATATCACCCACTTGATGTTTGCGGATGATGTCATGATATTTTTTGATGAGAGAAGTTCTTCGCTCCATGGAATTACAGAGACACTGGAGGATTTTGCGGGTTGGTCGGGTCTTACCATGAACCGTGACAAGACGGAGCTATTTCTAGCTGGGGTGAATGATACGAAATTGCTAGCCATTGCAAACTATGGTTTCCCGAGAGCAAGCCTCCCAATTAGATACTTGGGGCTTCCTCTAATGTGCagaaagttaaaaacatcagaATATGCCCCGCTTCTTGAGAAAATCAGGGGACGTTTCTTGAGCTGGGCTGtaaagtctctctcttttgctggCAGATTGCAGTTGATTGCATCAGTGATCTCTGGAAAAGTAGTGTTCTGGATCTCCACTTTTAAGCTACCAAAAAGCTGTGTACGGGAGATAGAGTCTCTTTGTTCAAGATTTCTTTGGTCCGAGGGCATCGAAAACCATCATAAAGCAAAAGTGGCATGGTCCAAGGTTTGCCTTCCAAAAGAAGAGGGGGGACTGGGTCTCAGACGTTTTTCTGAATGGAACACTACTCTCAGCCTAAAATTCATCTGGCTGTTATTCTCCAATAGTGGTTCATTATGGGTGGCTTGGCATAAGCATCACCATCTACAACACTCCAGCTTTTGGCTCTTGCGGGAAAGTACTAACGATTCTTGGAATTGGAGGAGTTTATTAAGGTTAAGGCCACTTGCTGAGAGGTTCCTCCGGTGCACAGTGGGAAATGGAACCGAAGCAAGCTTCTGGGGGGATCCCTGGACTCCGTTTGGTCCCCTTATCAAGTTTCTGGGAAGTGATGGCCCTAGGTCTCTAAGGATCCCGATTTCAGCCTTTGTGGCTGATGCCACGCTTGGGGCAGTTTGGAAGCTTCCTTCACCAAGATCAAATGAAGCTCTACAGCTGCAAATGTACCTTACAACAGTGACACTTCCTTTAATTGCAGAAGCTGAAGATTCTTACGACTGGGTTGTAGAAAACGCGACTTGTAATGGCTTTTCCTCATCGATCACTTGGCACTTGATCAGACAAAGAGAAGAATCCAAGAGTTGGGCAAACTCGATCTGGTTTAAGGGCTCTACCATGAAAAATGCTTTTTCTATGTGGGTTTGCCATCTCGACAGGCTCCCCACGAGATCAAGGTTAGTTTCATGGGGAATGCAGGTTTCTCCTCTATGCGTTCTATGCTCCAGAGAAGTTGAAACACGGTACCACTTATTTTTATCATGTCCATTTAGTCGAGCTATATGGGACAGGGTGTTTGTGAGGCTCAAGCTCCCCCCTCGCCTGTTTCAAATCTGGGATGATCTTATTCTCTGGATGTCAACCCCAAATAGAACTTCGCCACCAATTCTGAGGAAGCTTGTGGCACATGCAACGGTTTATGCGATctggaaacagagaaacaatATGCTCCATAATTTTTTCAGGTGATATCCTCGCATGAAATTTTCAAGCAGGGTGAACGAGAGATTATCAACTCCATCACTGCCCGAAAGCAGAGAAAAAAATTCAGAACCCTCATGTCCCTTTGGATTATGTAAAAGGCTTATGTCTTCTTTTTCTACGTCCGTCAGTTGTCATCCCTTTGCTTccttgttttttctcttttttgccaAGGAACCAAATCGCTCGGTAACTAATTTATAATCcgattcattttcatttaatatgatatttactgttttagaaaaaaaaaaaaaatcttacaaaaccTTAACTATAAAAAATGAATGGTTTTTAAATTTCTCTAGAGTTGATTGGATGATTTGATAAACACATCTTTTATTAGTATTTGTTTCTACAAACTCGACCGACTTCAAATAAACCAGCtcaaacatttctttttctgttgctgacaaaacatttaataatcGACCAATCAGTATTTTtgtataatacttttttttggctctaatttttgtaattttccaaaccacaagaaaaatatgaaacatttcAATTTGGCAACAACTAATTAAACCGGGCCGGTACAAAATCTGAATGAGGTTTTCTTGCTTAATCATCACCgcacatcttcatcttcctcgagCTTCTTTATTCTCCACGCCGAAGAGAAGAGTAACcccagaacaaacaaaaaaaagcttcttcttgttcctaCACAGCTTTGTGTAATCTCTCATGGTCTTTCGATTACTATGAAGGCTTGCAACTTCATGTGGCCTTCCACATCACCCAGATTCACCATCACCACACCTTATCCACAACCACACTTACGCCTCCGCACCTACACCTCACGCGCCGCCCCTTTCTTTCATGTAAAAGCCTTCCAGCGCGGTGACTTCGACCGTTTCGCTGACGACGTTAAGTCCGGTAAAGCTTGGAGAGACGCNNNNNNNNNNNNNNNNNNNNNNNNNNNNNNNNNNNNNNNNNNNNNNNNNNNNNNNNNNNNCGTGAATTTGGGATTAGTCCTCGTGTCAGGAGCTTCTCTGCCGATTTGAGTAGAAATTTCCCTAAGGTATAATGTAATGAGTACTCTTGAGTGAGAATTGATAAAGAAGATGAACTCAATATTATATGTCTTTGATTGCATTTGATTTAGATTCTCATGTGCTATGTTATATCAATCCCTTCTTCTAGTAGATTCCTTGAGTCTTCATTGTTGCTGACCATATTATATTAGAATCCTACAAATTGTGAAGGCCATGATGTATCGAGTCTTCTTTTTCAAGTAAAGAGACTTGGATTCAGTTCCCTTCACTTCACAGGCTAGCATTTACTTGTTATGTATACACTGCAATGTTGAATCATATCTGTGTAATTTAGTTGGTTTTATAAGAGTTACATATATTGATGTGAATGACAGGGGTTGACCTCTGATATATCATGTGGTTGTTTTGTATATACATGAactcttttctttgctttgtgcTGAGGTTTTCCCCTTGTGTTTTTCTTTACAGTACAGGAAACAATTCAGTGCCTTCTTGAATACACCGCTCGGTGGAAGTTTTGCGGTAACTGTTACACTTATATTGCtattttctctttacttttttacTAAACTATGATTGAGCCCGAGTTGGAACCATTTAAGGCAGTATCATATTGTTGATCAATAACAACATCTTTTCCGCTTAAGATCACTAGTTATCTCGTGAAGGATCTGCCTGaccttttgattttttgtaCATTTTTGCGGTTTTACTGTCTGTAAGGGCAACATACTAGGACTATGGAAACCAAATTAGTTTCTGTAATGTTGATTTATCAGGAATATGATTACCACTGACTTGTCAGATTATATAACCTGCTTTTGAATGAATCTTACTGACTGAGTTTAGAATTCTAATATTGGATACGATGCTTTGATTTCATTTCCAgactattttctttctttggtttgcCCTCTCTGGATGGCTTTTCCGAGTAATAATAATTGCGACTTGGGTTCTTCCAATTGCTGGCCCTCTTCTCATTGGTGCAGTGGCCAACAACTTTGTCATCAAGGTATAGCTATTAAATCTCAGGTCCTATATCTACATTTTTCGTTTTGGTATATGAAACCGATATTTTCTTTCTGGGTTACATGTATGATGAAGTGTCTTGATTCTTGTAACAAAATGTGTTTTGAAAGCTCTGTTATAACACGTTTGGGTCTGTTCAGGGAGAATGCCCTGCATGTAAGAGGCAGTTCATAGGATACAAGAGCCAGATTATCAGATGCGAGGGGTGTGGGAACATAGTGTGGCAGCCACAAGGCGACTTCTTCTCAAAAGATggcaacaacaataataacagCAAGGGAAACTCTAAAAAGCCACCTAAATCCCAAATCATTGATGTCGATTTTGAGGAGAAATGAtgattagagagagagaccgAGAATGAAGGAGaaagctctctctcttgttGCACTTAATGCTCACatgaagataaagaaaatgTGTTTATAACTGAACCATTTGCTGtatttttttgtctgttttgaGCTGTAGCTCTGTAGAAGGCATCGTGTTTTACATGTTGTGTACATGATAACGTTTCCTTGTAGATGAACAAATGTAGTTTCCACAAGCCGGGAGACTTGATTGAAACTCCTAAAGTTTTTACATCTTAGACAAATCATATATTATAGAACCATTTACTTCACCACTATTTGTATttacactctttgttttttcacaTTTAGCATGTTATATTAGTAGTGTGTTTTCCTGAAACCACAAATTTCTAGtattcaataaaaattaaaaaagttaagtGAAGCAGCTATTTTTGTGTTCGGTGAAGATATCTTATGACAAGAAAATGAAAGTATTctaatcaaaattcacatgtggttcagaaacaacaacaaacatggCCGAGTCGAAATAGCATTCCAACTAGTGAATAGTGATTTATACAATCAATGTTCTACCTTAAGTCTGAAAATGGACTACGCCCACTAAAAATGTTCATAGCAATGCTGATCCGGTTGGTTTTAAAGACACTAATCCTATGGTCTCTGCTCCACCTTTGCCAGTCTGTGTTACTCTTTCACAAGCTTCATATAAGAACAAAGAACACGACTGTTTTTTTACATGAATGGTAGGTTTTCTTTCATATTGATATTAACTTTTGCCACTTGTTAGGCCATTGAAATGCTTCATAAAACAGAATCTCTGGCCGAACCTCTCTTTCTCCACAGAATCTGATCACATTCTTCCAGTGACCTACAACCTATGGCATCACCACATATATCAATAATGTCTCACCTATCTAAGTTCCCAATTCAACTCATAGAaaactgttttttctttacCTCTTCTGCTAAAGCTTCATGTCTCAGACTGACCCACCGGTTCTTTTTATAAGCCATGAAAATGTATTCTCCTTTTTCAACACAACCAATCTGCAATCCAGGATTCTGATACTGTAACagagaaatagaaaaacaatAACACAAACATTTGTGACCCTGTTTCAGATTTTACCATTGACACAAGCCTGTACTTAATGTTTGCTTCTTCTAAGCCTTCGTATAGCCTGCTAATATCTATCTCCCAGTCCAATGCCtttgttgtttcaaatatttctttttcgGTTTCATTCTTCACCCATTCCAACACTACGTTGCAAACCCACAAAAATAGCAACACCAGTTTAGCATACCACAATAAATGAAGGGAGTAAATTAGATTACAATCATGGTCATCACTTACCAATTGTGAAAATAGGCGGGCATCTACTTATAGTGTGGTGGACAAAGTTTGTCTCTCCACAGCCTCCTGTTTTAACATCACATATCATTCCATCTTTCATGCGGATCACTTTGACGCTGTCCTCAAACTTTATATCCCCAAAATCACACTGcatataaaaataatcacaGAGCAGTATTTTAAGTACCAGCTTgtgtagaaaagaaaaatatggaaataaaTGANGACCGAGAATGAAGGAGaaagctctctctcttgttGCACTTAATGCTCACatgaagataaagaaaatgTGTTTATAACTGAACCATTTGCTGtatttttttgtctgttttgaGCTGTAGCTCTGTAGAAGGCATCGTGTTTTACATGTTGTGTACATGATAACGTTTCCTTGTAGATGAACAAATGTAGTTTCCACAAGCCGGGAGACTTGATTGAAACTCCTAAAGTTTTTACATCTTAGACAAATCATATATTATAGAACCATTTACTTCACCACTATTTGTATttacactctttgttttttcacaTTTAGCATGTTATAT from Camelina sativa cultivar DH55 chromosome 7, Cs, whole genome shotgun sequence includes the following:
- the LOC104704600 gene encoding uncharacterized protein LOC104704600; the protein is MKACNFMWPSTSPRFTITTPYPQPHLRLRTYTSRAAPFFHVKAFQRGDFDRFADDVKSEFGISPRVRSFSADLSRNFPKYRKQFSAFLNTPLGGSFATIFFLWFALSGWLFRVIIIATWVLPIAGPLLIGAVANNFVIKGECPACKRQFIGYKSQIIRCEGCGNIVWQPQGDFFSKDGNNNNNSKGNSKKPPKSQIIDVDFEEK